The following nucleotide sequence is from Campylobacter coli 76339.
GAATGAGAGCGTTCGTTTTGTCCTCTTAATATATTTACATCGCCAAAAAGCTCCAAATCTCCGGTTTTTTCATTGTAAATGGCTTTGTTAGCAGTGATAAAATAAAAATCTGAAAAAATAACTACATCTTCATTTGCAGTGAGTATATCGCCTTGTTTTTTGGCATCAAGTGCATAAATGTCTACTTGAGCAGCATCGAGTAAAGTAAGACCAGCGCTTAAAAGTAAAATTTTACGCCACATTAACTACTATTGTCCTTGCTAAATAATCTTCCCAAGTTTTGCGCAAATCATTGCTCAAAGCCCAAGCGAAACCTAACATAAAAGCCATATCGCTTACTTGTCTAACAATCGATCGTATACAGCTTTGATTTAGGTTAGGCTTGTCTAATAAATCTTCATCTAAAATGATGATTTTACACACCATTTTCCCTAAACTTGCCCCATATAGATAGGTAAAAATTGCTTGATAGGTGATATGAAGCAATATAAATCCTAAGTAAAAATCACCCAAAATTTGAGCTGTATCAAACAAATCCTTAGCATTAAGTAATTTATCATAAAAAATAACAAATACAATCAATGAAAGTATAAGATTATCAATAAAATATGCTAATATCCTTTTGTTAAAACTAGCAATGGTAAGATTTTCTCGCTCAAGACGCGTAAGCAAATCTTCTTTCATTGAATAACCTGATGAGCGATATCTTTTCTAAACTGTTTGCCTTTAAAGTGAACATTTTCACAAAGTTCATAAGCTTTTTTCTGTGCCTCTTCTATGCTTGAACCTGTACCAACACAAACTAAAACACGCCCACCGTCTGCCATAAGTTTGCCATCTTCTAAGCTTACCCCCGCATAAGAAATATGCGTATTTTCAGGAATATTTTCTATAGAAATTTCACTTTTTGGAGAGCTTTTATAAGGATAATTCTCGCTCGCACAAACTACACCTACTGCATAATCTTTTTTGATTTTTATTTCAGTATGTCTTAAACGCTTTTGTGTAGTAGCCAAAATAAGCTCTAAAGGATTTTCAATCAAAGGCATTAAAACTTCACATTCAGGATCACCAAAACGCACATTAAATTCTAAAACATAAGGTTTGTTGCCTACAACCATAATGCCTATAAACAATACCCCACAAAATTCACTACCTTCTTTTTTCATACCTGCAAGAGTTGGGATAATGATATCTTTTTGTATTTTTCTAAGTAAGCTTTCATTAGCCAAAGAGCTTGGAGCATAAGCTCCCATGCCGCCTGTATTTGGCCCTTTATCCCCATCTAAAAGTTTTTTATGATCTTGAGCAGCAGGTAAAAGTACAAAGTCATTGCCATCGCATACTGCAAAAATGCTGAGTTCAAAGCCATCTAAAAATTCTTCTATAACGATAAGCTTACCCGCTTCGCCAAAACTTTCCCCGCTAAGCATTTTAGATGCTTCTTCTATAGCCTCTTCATGAGTTTTTGCAATAATCACACCTTTACCAGCACAAAGTCCATCGGCTTTCACAACTATAGGAGGAGTTAGGCTTAATATAAAATTTTTTGCTTTTTCTATATCGTTTGTATTTAAAAATTTTGCTGTTTTGATACGATATTTTTTTAAAAAGCTTTTCATAAAAGATTTAGAAGTTTCAAGCATAGCTGCAGCTTTTGTAGGTCCAAAAATAGGGATATTGTGTTGTTTAAAAATATCTACAACGCCTTCAGCTAAAAAACCTTCACTACCCACTATACATAAATCAAAGTCTTTTTCTTTTGCATAAGTGGCTAAAACTACAGGATCTTTAAGGTTAAGATTGGTTCCAAGACTTTCGGTAGCACCATTGCCAGGGGCAAAGTAAAATTCTAAATTTTCATCTACGCGCTTTAGAGCCAAAGCAATAGAATATTCGCGAGCGCCGCTACCCAAAATCATTATTTTCATTTATTCTCCTTGTATCAAACCCAAACAGCCGCTTAATAAAGATTGACCCCAAAAAGTCAAAGAAAACCGTTAGGCGATTTTTAAAGGCTGCAACTTCTCGCTTCTTTCGAAACTCAAACGACGCCACAGAACACGGTAAATCGCACAATCACAGTTGATAGAAATATGTTGGATCACTTTAAATATCACGAACTGTTTAGGCAAGCGAATTATAGCTTTATTTAGCTTAAAATTCTATGTTTAAATCAGTTTAAATTTGGTTTTTCCTATTTTATCAAAATGTTTTCCTTGTAAAATAATATCCGCTACACTTTCCCATACATGTTTTTCATCAATGAAAACTATATCAAAGCTATTGTCTCGCATTAAAGATTGATAATTGACTTTTTTAGGAGCGTATTTTACTATGAAATAAGGATTTTGCGAAAAGGTTTCTATTTTTAACTTGCAAAGCAAATCCAAATCCGAAGTCACGACTAAAAATTTTTTCCTTTGTTCTTTAGTAATTTTTTGGATGTAGACTAAAAGTTTTTGATCAAAAGGATTGAGCGCTGCTTTATTTAAGCGACTAAGATAATGTTCTGCAAACGAAAGAGAGCAGAAGGAATTTTCTATATTGCTCATTGTAAAATATGAATTTTTAACCCCTGATGATTTTAAAGACAGATGCCAAATTTTAATATCCATTATTGTAGCGCACAGGTTGAGCCCAGTAACTATTTTTTTAAAGAGTTTTTCACGCGAAAGCTTGAAAGCATTTTCAAAAATATTATAATTTTTCTTGTAAAAATCTTCTTGTATAGCACCTAATCTTTTTAGAGTAGTTCTATAATACTCTGCTTCTTTTTGAAGCTTTGCTAATTTTTCTTGTCTTGCTTTAAGTTTTTCAGGATCTGTGTTAGCCGCATTGGTTTTGAGCTGAATTTCAGATTGTAAAGTTTTCATTTGTGCTTCAAGTGAAGCAAGACGGTTTTTTCTTGTATCTATAGTGGCTATTAGGGCTTGATAATGACACTGTAAGGATAAAAAAGTTTCATTAAAAATCTTAGTGATATTGGGTTTTCTATCCGATATCATTTGCTTGTAAGAATTTTCTAAGTGCATCATAATGCTTTTTAGGGCGCTAAATTGGGTTTGATCTATGCTATTGTCCATAAAAATCAAAGTATCATAAGCTTTAAATAAAAATCTCTTAAGAATGAGATAGTCTAAAATACAAGGAATGTCTTTTTCATCTTGCAAATTCGCTTGCAAAGCTTCAACGGATAAAATTTCATGGGCAAAATATTTTTGTATAGCTTGTGGAATAGTAAAAGATAATGGAATTTTTTCTATAGAATCAAAATCAATACTTCTATAAAGCTCTGTAATATACGCACTTCTTCGAGAATTTTGTAAATCCTCGAGTTCATCATCGCTATCGGTTTTCCAAAAATCATGCTCGGTGATAAAATCACCCTCTTTAAATTCTTGAAATTTAGAAGGTTTTATCCCTGTGATGGTTTTGCTTATAGGTGCAGGAGCGCCATTTTCGGGCTTTTTGTCACTAGAGAGTGTGCGAAATTCAACAAGCATTCCAACGCTTGGCATACTTTTTTTATCATTCCAAATTTGGCGATTGAAATCAAAAAAAGTATTTGCTGAATTTGTTACAGTTCCACGCCCTGTGGAATCCATATATATAGCTATTTTTCCATGCATATTTCATCCTTGAATATTTTTACTAGATAATTTTAGCTTTATTTTTATAAAAACTTTATAAGCACAGGAATAAAACTGCAAGTTTGATTTTAATTTTACTTATATTTTTAATATCTTTACCTATACATTTCTTATTTTTAAGTTTAAACTTTAACTAAAGGTTTTTAAGAAGGTGAGAATTTTAAGAGTTGTATGATAAAAATTCCCACCTATTGTGGTGCATTATTGTGGGAAATAAATTTTTATTCCCATTCTATAGTTGCAGGTGGTTTGCTTGAGATGTCATAAACTACGCGGTTAATACCTTCAACTTCATTGATAATACGACGCGAGATATTTTCTAAAATTTCATAAGGTATATGTGAAAAAGTTGCTGTCATTCCATCGCTTGCATCAACAACGCGAACGCAAATGGTGTTATCATAAGTTCGGTTATCTCCCATCACACCAACGCTTTTTACATTTAACAATACACAAAAAGCTTGCCAAGTTTTATCATACCAACCCGTACTTCTTAATTCTTCAAGTAAGATAACATCCGCTTTGCGTAGTAATTCAAGGCTTGGGCGATTAACTTCTCCCATGATGCGTATAGCAAGACCTGGGCCTGGGAAAGGATGGCGATAAACTATTTCTTTACTTAATCCAAGCTCGATACCCAAAGCACGCACTTCATCTTTAAAAATTTCTTTTAATGGTTCAACAAGCTTAAGATTCATCTTTTCAGGCAATCCGCCTACATTGTGGTGACTTTTTATAGTTTTACTTGCGCCTATAACCGAACTTTCTATGATATCGGTATAAAGCGTGCCTTGAGCTAAAAATTTCACATCTTTATGCTTTTTAGCTTCTTCTTCAAAAACTTCTATAAAAGTATTACCTATGATTTTGCGTTTTTGCTCAGGGTCAGTTACTCCTGCTAGGCGATCTAGGAAAATCTTGCTCGCGTCAATACTTATGAGATTGATTCCTAAGGTATTTTTAAACATAAATTCAACTTGTTCTTTTTCGCCACTTCTTAAAAGTCCATTGTCTACAAAAACTACTATAACTTGATCTTTGATCGCATTTGCTAGTAAGGCTGCTACGACACTGCTATCTACTCCGCCACTTACAGCACAAAGAACTTTATCATTGCCTACTTCTTCGCGAATTTTTTCAGCTTGAGTTTTTGCAAAAGATCCCATATTCCAAATACTTTCGCAATTGCAAGCATATTTTGCAAAATTTTTCAAGATACTTTTACCAAATTCGCTGTGCTGCACTTCAGGGTGAAATTGTAAAGCAAAGAATTTTTTCTCTTCATTTGCAAAAACACAATACGGGCTATTTTCACTCGTTGCCAAAACTTCAAAACCTTGTGGTAAATTTTCAACCTTATCAGAATGACTCATCCAAACGATTTGTTTTTTAGGTAGATTTTTAAACAAATCACTATCTTTTTGAATTTCTATACTTGCTTTGCCGTATTCTTTATGTCCAGCTGGAGCAACATTGGCTTTATAGTGATGAGCCATAAGCTGCATACCATAACAAATTCCAAGTATCGGTAAACCTAGATTAAAAACTTCTTTATCGCAAAAATACGCATCTGTTGCATAAACGCTTGCAGGGCCACCGCTTAAAATAATACCCTTAGGTTCTTTCGCTTTTATATCTGCTAAACTTACATTAAAAGGCAAAATCTCAGCATAAACGCCTTGCTCTCTCAATCTTCTTGCTATAAGCTGAGTATATTGCGATCCAAAATCCAAAACTAAAATATCTGCTTTTTTCATTCTACCACCTATTTAATTGTTTGTATTCTTTAATGCTTTTTACTGAACCGTTTTGTTCGTAGCTAGTGTATTGTGGGTTGCCCTTGTAGCCACATGCACACAAAAAAATTAAGAAAAAAAATAGCTAAAATCATCCTATGGAAAAATTTCAAAGTCCAAAGATAATTAAAGATACCAGCACCATTCTTAATGACTTGATGAGTAAGTCTCATTATCGACCCTTAAAAACCTTATTTTTTTGTAAAGATTTTTTAAATTCTTTTCCGCTTGCCAAACAGCGTTTAATCGCTAGAATTTATATAAAAAATCATATTTTAAATATAGTGACTTTAAATTCAGCCGCTTATCAAGAACTAAATCACGATAATAGCAAAATTTATATTAAAGTTCTCATAAAAAAATACGGAAAAATGTATCCTTTGAGTGGATTTTCAGATATAAAAGATTTAAAAATTTTTACACAAAAATATAACAATATAATAAAAAATAACGAAAATTTCACGGCTAAAAAACCTTATATAGAATTAAGCCTTGGAAAATTTGAAAATAAAATTGAAAATAAAATTTTAGCAAAGAAATTCGAAGAAATAAGGCAAATGATAAAAAATGACTGAAATTTTGCTTAAAAACACTCTTAAAGAAGAGCTTCAAACTTTACCCTCAAATGCTGGAGTCTATCAGTATTTTAACGCCGAAGGAAAACTTTTATATGTAGGTAAGGCTAAAAATCTTAAAAACCGCGTAAGATCTTATTTTGCTTTTACTCCAAATTTGCGCGCTAACCCAAAAAACTCTTTAAGAATTCAAAAAATGATAGAAGAAGCGGTGCATTTGGAATTTATTACAACAAATTCAGAAGCTGATGCTTTGATTTTGGAAAATTCTTTTATCAAGCAACTTCATCCAAAATATAATATTTTACTAAGAGATGATAAGACTTATCCTTATATTTATGTAGATTTTAATGAAGAATTCCCGCGTTTTGAAATCACTAGAAAACTAGTAAAAAAGAGTAAAATTAAATATTTTGGTCCCTTTTTTAAAGGAGCTAGAGAACTTTTAGATGCGCTTTATTTGTATTATCCATTAAAACAAAAAGCAAGTTGCAAATCCCCTTGTATTTTTTACCAAATTTCTCGCTGTCTTGCACCTTGCGCTAAAAAAATCACTCAAGAAGAATATCGTTTGATTTTAGATAAAGCCATTAATGCCCTTTTAAGCCCTAGTATTTTAGTGAAAAATTTGGAAAAACAAATGTTTCATTTAGCTCAAAATGAGAATTATGAAGAAGCAGCAAAAGTAAGAGATCAGATTGCTACGATAAGGGATTTGGAAATTAAAGTTGAGATTGATATCGCTAAATTAGAAGACTTTGAAATTTTTGCTTTAGCCTGTGAAAGTTCCATGCTTTCAACCTTGCGTTTTGTGGTACAAAATGGAAAAATTATCAGTGCTAATTCTAAAATCACCCCGCTTAAAAACAGTACAGATTTTGATAAAAATGAGATTTATAAACAGCTTATTTTAGAAAATTTTAGCATAGATATTCCCTTGGTTGCAAATACTGTTTATGTTTATGAGGATTTTGAAGATAGGGAGCTTTTAGAAGAAATTTTAAGCCAAAGATTCGATAAAAAAATCAGTATTAAGGTTCCTAAAATAGGAGAAAAAAGAAGAATTTGCGATTTAGCATTTCAAAATGCGTGTTTGAATATACAAAAAGAGCAAAAAAATAGTGATTTTAATATACAAAAAGAACTTAAAAATTATTTCGAGCTTGAAAATTTGCCAAATTGTATAGAAGTTTTTGATAATTCTCATATGCAAGGCGTGGCAAATGTAGGAGCTATGGTGACTTATAAAATGGGTGCTTGGGATAAGTCAAATTATAGAAAATTTCATTTAAAATATAAAAATGATTATGAGCAAATGCGCGAAGTTTTAACGCGTAGAGCGTTAGATTTTGATAAAATGCCTGCACCTGATTTGTGGCTTATAGATGGGGGAAAAGCTTTGCTTGATTTAGCCAAAGAAATCATTCTAAGCAGCGGAGCAAATGTTGATATTTTAGCAATTTCAAAAGAAAAAATCGATGCTAAAGCTCATCGTGCTAAAGGAGGGGCTAAAGATAAAATTCATTCCTTCAAAGGAGAATTTGCTCTAAGTATTAACGATAAAAAATTACAATTCTTACAGAAATTAAGAGATGAAGCGCACCGTTTTGCTATAAGCTTTCATCAAAATACTAAGAAAAAACAAGATTTATCAAGCTCTAAGCTTGCAAAATCAGGTCTTAGTGCAGGAGCTATACAAAAACTTCTAGCGTATTATGGAAGTTTTGAAGCTATTTATAAGGCGAGTTTTGAAGAATTGTGTCAATTAATAGGAAAAAAATCGGCGCAAAAAATAAAGGAAGATTGATTTGTTATTGGTTTGGATTATTTTTATTTTTAATATTATTTTAGCTTTTTTGAGTATAGATTTTACAAGAATTCACGAAAGCTTTGAGCAAATTAAACTTGCTTTTTTTGCTAGTATTTTTATTTTATCTCTAAGTTTGATATTTTTTCTTTTTCAAAAAAAACGAATTTTAACTAAGAAGTATCATAAAATTTTATCCATCAAAAATGAATTTATACGCTCTGAAGAGATAGATATCGAAACAAGTTTGGATTTGATTCGGGAAAAAATAGTGCATTTAAATCAAGATTTATGTAAAGCTTCCCATGAAAGAGAAGCCTATGCAAAATTGCTAGAGGATAGCTTGTATCAAATTGGTAATATCGAGGGTGTTGTAAGATGCTTAGATGAAGAAGAAACCAATAAAGAAATCAAATCACTTGTTTTAAATGCCTTAAAATATCAAAAAGAACAAATTAGACTTGGACTCAATCAAGCTTTAGAATATCATAAAAGCATAGGGGTAGCAAAAGGCAATGTTTTACAGTTTGAAGCAAGTGCTGCGATAGTAAGCGATGATGAGCTTGAGTCATTTTTGCTAGCCAATTTATTGTCTTATTTTGGCATAGAAAATACTATTTTTAAGGGTTTAAGTTTTGATATCAATGACTTTCATGTGGTTTTTATCAAGGATAAGATTTTAGAACAAAGTTCTAAAAAAGCCGATGATTTTATCGTATTTGGGCGCAGTAAAAATTTACATTACGAATATTTTTTAAGTTTGCCTTTTGAAAAAAAAGAGCTTGAAAATATTTTACAAAGA
It contains:
- a CDS encoding membrane protein; the encoded protein is MLLVWIIFIFNIILAFLSIDFTRIHESFEQIKLAFFASIFILSLSLIFFLFQKKRILTKKYHKILSIKNEFIRSEEIDIETSLDLIREKIVHLNQDLCKASHEREAYAKLLEDSLYQIGNIEGVVRCLDEEETNKEIKSLVLNALKYQKEQIRLGLNQALEYHKSIGVAKGNVLQFEASAAIVSDDELESFLLANLLSYFGIENTIFKGLSFDINDFHVVFIKDKILEQSSKKADDFIVFGRSKNLHYEYFLSLPFEKKELENILQRKLDKICVLKFQTPYQNNVLLFKQNDFDATLFFNIIEKQCSQNMRVNSFSELKKELKKEVYRLILLDYELIKFDLEQMRSILSAYKKQHPQSHIVFFSRERVRDFDCVSEVLNDISKNDLIALIRKYLPKN
- a CDS encoding Phosphoribosylamine--glycine ligase; translation: MKIMILGSGAREYSIALALKRVDENLEFYFAPGNGATESLGTNLNLKDPVVLATYAKEKDFDLCIVGSEGFLAEGVVDIFKQHNIPIFGPTKAAAMLETSKSFMKSFLKKYRIKTAKFLNTNDIEKAKNFILSLTPPIVVKADGLCAGKGVIIAKTHEEAIEEASKMLSGESFGEAGKLIVIEEFLDGFELSIFAVCDGNDFVLLPAAQDHKKLLDGDKGPNTGGMGAYAPSSLANESLLRKIQKDIIIPTLAGMKKEGSEFCGVLFIGIMVVGNKPYVLEFNVRFGDPECEVLMPLIENPLELILATTQKRLRHTEIKIKKDYAVGVVCASENYPYKSSPKSEISIENIPENTHISYAGVSLEDGKLMADGGRVLVCVGTGSSIEEAQKKAYELCENVHFKGKQFRKDIAHQVIQ
- a CDS encoding Excinuclease ABC subunit C, whose protein sequence is MTEILLKNTLKEELQTLPSNAGVYQYFNAEGKLLYVGKAKNLKNRVRSYFAFTPNLRANPKNSLRIQKMIEEAVHLEFITTNSEADALILENSFIKQLHPKYNILLRDDKTYPYIYVDFNEEFPRFEITRKLVKKSKIKYFGPFFKGARELLDALYLYYPLKQKASCKSPCIFYQISRCLAPCAKKITQEEYRLILDKAINALLSPSILVKNLEKQMFHLAQNENYEEAAKVRDQIATIRDLEIKVEIDIAKLEDFEIFALACESSMLSTLRFVVQNGKIISANSKITPLKNSTDFDKNEIYKQLILENFSIDIPLVANTVYVYEDFEDRELLEEILSQRFDKKISIKVPKIGEKRRICDLAFQNACLNIQKEQKNSDFNIQKELKNYFELENLPNCIEVFDNSHMQGVANVGAMVTYKMGAWDKSNYRKFHLKYKNDYEQMREVLTRRALDFDKMPAPDLWLIDGGKALLDLAKEIILSSGANVDILAISKEKIDAKAHRAKGGAKDKIHSFKGEFALSINDKKLQFLQKLRDEAHRFAISFHQNTKKKQDLSSSKLAKSGLSAGAIQKLLAYYGSFEAIYKASFEELCQLIGKKSAQKIKED
- a CDS encoding GMP synthase [glutamine-hydrolyzing], amidotransferase subunit / GMP synthase [glutamine-hydrolyzing], ATP pyrophosphatase subunit; translated protein: MKKADILVLDFGSQYTQLIARRLREQGVYAEILPFNVSLADIKAKEPKGIILSGGPASVYATDAYFCDKEVFNLGLPILGICYGMQLMAHHYKANVAPAGHKEYGKASIEIQKDSDLFKNLPKKQIVWMSHSDKVENLPQGFEVLATSENSPYCVFANEEKKFFALQFHPEVQHSEFGKSILKNFAKYACNCESIWNMGSFAKTQAEKIREEVGNDKVLCAVSGGVDSSVVAALLANAIKDQVIVVFVDNGLLRSGEKEQVEFMFKNTLGINLISIDASKIFLDRLAGVTDPEQKRKIIGNTFIEVFEEEAKKHKDVKFLAQGTLYTDIIESSVIGASKTIKSHHNVGGLPEKMNLKLVEPLKEIFKDEVRALGIELGLSKEIVYRHPFPGPGLAIRIMGEVNRPSLELLRKADVILLEELRSTGWYDKTWQAFCVLLNVKSVGVMGDNRTYDNTICVRVVDASDGMTATFSHIPYEILENISRRIINEVEGINRVVYDISSKPPATIEWE